In a single window of the Anguilla rostrata isolate EN2019 chromosome 6, ASM1855537v3, whole genome shotgun sequence genome:
- the mrpl19 gene encoding 39S ribosomal protein L19, mitochondrial isoform X1: MASTARSVCTAICSLRAFGGKNHRFLSTSLLRLAAGGESDQPPKFMPPTKPVILDSAHKLPVRRFLSPEFIPPRQRTNPLKFALERKDMVKRRTTLNIPEFYVGSILAVTMWDPHASEKTNRFVGICIQRSGKGLGATFVLRNIIDGQGVEICFELYNPRIQQVEVLKLEKRLDDNLLYLRDALPEYSTVDINMKPVPSSISGEVALNQLKVKMKPKPWSKRWERPKYKVQGIRFDLCLSLEKMEEAQKWAQPWLEFDMLKEYDTTSLEESLRQELQEEASKVDSKSENLSTPAFWIEESEDWTDCGVLCFNKLHWLCLSHKI; the protein is encoded by the exons ATGGCTTCCACTGCGCGGAGCGTATGCACGGCGATATGCTCTTTGAGAGCATTTGGAGGAAAAAACCATC GCTTTCTCTCTACATCTTTACTGCGACTGGCAGCAGGAGGAGAAAGTGATCAGCCACCTAAATTCATGCCACCTACGAAACCCGTCATCCTCGACAGCGCTCACAAGCTACCAGTCCGCAG ATTCCTGAGCCCCGAATTCATCCCGCCTCGGCAGAGAACAAATCCACTGAAATTTGCTCTTGAAAGGAAAGACATGGTAAAACGACGAACGACGCTGAACATTCCTGAATTTTATGTTG gaaGCATTTTAGCGGTGACCATGTGGGACCCACACGCCAGTGAAAAAACCAACCGCTTTGTGGGTATATGTATCCAGAGATCGGGCAAGGGCCTAGGAGCCACTTTCGTCCTCCGAAACATTATTGATGGTCAAG GTGTGGAGATCTGCTTTGAACTCTACAACCCCCGCATACAGCAGGTGGAGGTTTTGAAGCTGGAGAAGAGGCTGGATGACAATCTCTTGTACCTCCGAGATGCCCTGCCTGAGTATAGCACAGTGGACATAAACATGAAGCCTGTACCCTCTTCCATTAGCGGGGAGGTGGCTCTCAATCAA CTGAAAGTGAAGATGAAGCCAAAGCCTTGGTCCAAGCGCTGGGAAAGGCCCAAATACAAGGTCCAGGGCATCCGATTTGACCTGTGCCTCTCTCTAGAGAAGATGGAAGAGGCCCAGAAATGGGCTCAACCCTGGCTGGAGTTTGACATGCTCAAGGAGTATGACACCACCTCCTTGGAGGAGAGCCTCAGGCAGGAGTTGCAGGAGGAGGCAAGCAA GGTGGACTCAAAATCTGAGAATTTATCAACCCCTGCTTTCTGGATTGAAGAGTCAGAGGACTGGACTGATTGTGGCgttttgtgttttaataaattGCACTGGTTATGTTTGAGCCacaaaatataa
- the mrpl19 gene encoding 39S ribosomal protein L19, mitochondrial isoform X2 produces MASTARSVCTAICSLRAFGGKNHRFLSTSLLRLAAGGESDQPPKFMPPTKPVILDSAHKLPVRRFLSPEFIPPRQRTNPLKFALERKDMVKRRTTLNIPEFYVGSILAVTMWDPHASEKTNRFVGICIQRSGKGLGATFVLRNIIDGQGVEICFELYNPRIQQVEVLKLEKRLDDNLLYLRDALPEYSTVDINMKPVPSSISGEVALNQLKVKMKPKPWSKRWERPKYKVQGIRFDLCLSLEKMEEAQKWAQPWLEFDMLKEYDTTSLEESLRQELQEEASK; encoded by the exons ATGGCTTCCACTGCGCGGAGCGTATGCACGGCGATATGCTCTTTGAGAGCATTTGGAGGAAAAAACCATC GCTTTCTCTCTACATCTTTACTGCGACTGGCAGCAGGAGGAGAAAGTGATCAGCCACCTAAATTCATGCCACCTACGAAACCCGTCATCCTCGACAGCGCTCACAAGCTACCAGTCCGCAG ATTCCTGAGCCCCGAATTCATCCCGCCTCGGCAGAGAACAAATCCACTGAAATTTGCTCTTGAAAGGAAAGACATGGTAAAACGACGAACGACGCTGAACATTCCTGAATTTTATGTTG gaaGCATTTTAGCGGTGACCATGTGGGACCCACACGCCAGTGAAAAAACCAACCGCTTTGTGGGTATATGTATCCAGAGATCGGGCAAGGGCCTAGGAGCCACTTTCGTCCTCCGAAACATTATTGATGGTCAAG GTGTGGAGATCTGCTTTGAACTCTACAACCCCCGCATACAGCAGGTGGAGGTTTTGAAGCTGGAGAAGAGGCTGGATGACAATCTCTTGTACCTCCGAGATGCCCTGCCTGAGTATAGCACAGTGGACATAAACATGAAGCCTGTACCCTCTTCCATTAGCGGGGAGGTGGCTCTCAATCAA CTGAAAGTGAAGATGAAGCCAAAGCCTTGGTCCAAGCGCTGGGAAAGGCCCAAATACAAGGTCCAGGGCATCCGATTTGACCTGTGCCTCTCTCTAGAGAAGATGGAAGAGGCCCAGAAATGGGCTCAACCCTGGCTGGAGTTTGACATGCTCAAGGAGTATGACACCACCTCCTTGGAGGAGAGCCTCAGGCAGGAGTTGCAGGAGGAGGCAAGCAAGTGA